From the genome of Deinococcus roseus, one region includes:
- a CDS encoding tetratricopeptide repeat protein, translating into MSGILFELLKNMMIAGAAKLGFKVGGTMVNPIIKQHIDPFVQRFRNPDQERTLIMQKAIAFAQTKQPAEKSEKIRFALTTWTTSPDWATNFTALVQHPQHIEGLANRFAQAMLEADLLEGADHPHQIGQYFLESLHQELMNDPQQGAHHQQLANALRDQSQREFMEQVQVFLEDMRSEVRGSSQKTSPQEDRQDIKETLQQLASPMIHPTSAVDGPIEQKLKHIAVLVDAHAIEFADQALAQFKQQHYDQAPVPAQAWYHRLKGSIAINREEVSEALQEFDLAFTLHGEGAAAHMAKGYGEYLKQNFELALHHLDIALQLDSNAGIALATKADTYFKMGRTEDLKAMIPLATTQQKDLFYMLMRRLTQMNEFALVNSLVDTRLQQTPEDPTIKFLKARNLFDEVAEELGQGILKQDPATGIRDERLTQALDLLNATYTSRQRNQDLRGMVEVLSTRHAVLDMLGRHQEAANDATTALEMNPNAAGVRVGKAMALFHMERHAEAIALLDSIPQDQQDLHDRNLLIQLLIHQGQHHRILQEMPKYYPLMQDDPTGMAFAQLVHAQAIRVLEGPEAALRFLEQLNSTHPFVQVGMAEAFQTLQNPLKANDHYRTAFQTSQGHVNFSIGMQWAIFLAEVNDFEQASSVITQIIPPDAAMPALQMAIDIHERAGKLHRVEETLGFYQTQGFPKTPQILRAEANLKFNAGDHAEAAALLKEALQQGPDPDLHLRFIQMLVLVGNHAEAHTQIQALLATPNLPYQMRFQAAAFLKHMRHQDEALKLAYQAWRDSPKDSQASQMYMQVGIESLKNDPEFTYVVPETSVMLANRKGESRWVTLTSDPNPGANELAVNSAAAQILLGKKVTDEVEIPKAGFKPLAFTIQAIMGKEHHLLMTLFQQAGSNPFDQSVFTHEGDDENLDQLVDVLYSLRDQKEQKVKNALEQVASKRLPISVMTDWFDQSILDLWQDWVDSPVALTSSLRNKAELEAAEKTLQADAVVFDVSALVLLQRLGLLTQAEQWWPQRHVTVQVHTAVLHEIHKLDADPGNVNHLLHPGAQDHLSGPQRLKALREILQFVERTQVVTVPSINSERNQQRLKSIPLGVETWSTVMAAEANGFSLYTEDVHLKNHVLKGNLQGPPILATSTVDALAALLLQGRFDLAAYESIAEGLLSRNIRRVKMTENLLMRVISRPYRAGDTLVSAALNEFKSPHANHEQMLGWVVEGLKALWLDAHSGPYRFDVLQVILSELDSTLNREAFTLFLVEELGVRMKLAPEHRANLIHLIQQWKARADL; encoded by the coding sequence ATGAGTGGAATTCTTTTTGAGCTGTTGAAGAACATGATGATTGCAGGAGCTGCCAAACTCGGCTTCAAGGTCGGTGGAACAATGGTCAACCCCATCATCAAACAACACATTGATCCCTTCGTCCAGAGGTTCAGAAACCCAGACCAAGAACGCACCCTGATCATGCAAAAGGCCATTGCCTTTGCACAGACCAAGCAACCTGCTGAAAAAAGCGAAAAAATCCGCTTTGCCCTCACCACCTGGACCACTTCCCCCGACTGGGCCACTAATTTCACTGCACTGGTTCAGCACCCCCAGCACATTGAGGGCCTTGCCAATCGCTTCGCACAGGCCATGCTCGAAGCAGACCTGCTCGAAGGGGCAGATCATCCCCATCAGATTGGACAGTACTTCCTGGAATCCCTGCACCAGGAACTCATGAATGATCCTCAACAGGGAGCCCACCACCAGCAACTGGCCAATGCCTTAAGAGATCAGAGCCAGAGAGAATTCATGGAACAGGTTCAGGTGTTTCTGGAAGACATGAGATCCGAAGTTCGGGGATCCAGTCAAAAGACTTCACCACAAGAAGACAGGCAAGACATCAAGGAAACACTGCAGCAATTGGCCTCACCCATGATCCATCCCACTTCTGCAGTGGACGGCCCCATCGAACAGAAGCTCAAGCACATCGCAGTTCTTGTGGATGCACATGCAATCGAGTTCGCAGACCAGGCACTCGCACAATTCAAACAACAACACTATGACCAAGCTCCTGTTCCAGCTCAAGCCTGGTACCACCGGCTGAAAGGGAGCATTGCCATCAACAGGGAAGAGGTTTCTGAAGCCCTCCAGGAATTTGATCTCGCCTTCACGCTGCATGGCGAGGGAGCTGCTGCCCACATGGCCAAAGGGTACGGGGAATACCTCAAACAAAACTTTGAACTGGCCCTGCATCACCTGGACATTGCGCTGCAACTTGATTCAAACGCAGGCATCGCCTTGGCCACCAAAGCCGACACCTATTTCAAGATGGGCAGAACAGAAGACCTCAAAGCCATGATTCCTCTGGCCACCACCCAGCAGAAAGATTTGTTTTACATGCTGATGCGCCGTCTGACCCAGATGAATGAGTTTGCCCTGGTCAACTCACTGGTGGACACCCGCCTGCAGCAGACTCCTGAAGACCCCACCATCAAGTTCCTGAAAGCCCGTAACCTCTTCGATGAAGTCGCAGAAGAGTTGGGGCAGGGGATTTTGAAACAGGATCCTGCCACAGGAATCAGAGATGAAAGGCTGACTCAAGCCCTGGATTTGCTGAATGCAACCTACACCAGTCGCCAGCGCAATCAGGACTTGCGGGGCATGGTAGAAGTGCTCTCCACCCGACACGCAGTTCTCGACATGCTGGGCAGGCACCAGGAGGCCGCAAATGATGCCACCACAGCGCTGGAGATGAACCCCAATGCTGCAGGGGTCAGAGTTGGCAAAGCAATGGCTCTCTTTCACATGGAACGTCATGCTGAAGCCATCGCCTTGCTCGACAGCATTCCTCAAGATCAGCAGGACCTGCACGATCGCAATCTGTTGATTCAACTGTTGATTCACCAGGGCCAACACCACCGGATTCTGCAAGAAATGCCCAAGTACTACCCTCTGATGCAGGACGATCCCACAGGAATGGCCTTTGCACAACTGGTGCATGCACAGGCCATTCGGGTTTTGGAAGGGCCGGAGGCTGCTTTGCGTTTCCTGGAACAGCTGAACAGCACACACCCGTTTGTTCAAGTGGGGATGGCAGAGGCTTTTCAGACCTTGCAGAATCCCTTGAAAGCCAATGACCACTACAGAACAGCCTTCCAAACCAGCCAGGGTCATGTCAATTTTTCCATTGGGATGCAGTGGGCCATCTTCCTTGCGGAAGTCAACGATTTTGAGCAGGCCAGTTCAGTCATCACCCAAATCATCCCCCCAGATGCTGCAATGCCAGCCTTACAAATGGCCATCGACATTCATGAACGGGCAGGAAAACTTCACAGGGTGGAGGAAACCCTGGGGTTCTACCAGACGCAGGGTTTCCCAAAAACACCCCAGATCCTGAGGGCAGAAGCAAACCTGAAATTCAATGCAGGGGATCATGCAGAAGCAGCAGCTTTGCTGAAAGAAGCCTTGCAACAAGGCCCTGATCCGGACTTGCACCTGCGCTTCATTCAGATGCTTGTGCTGGTGGGCAATCACGCTGAGGCCCACACGCAAATTCAGGCTCTGTTGGCGACACCAAACCTTCCCTATCAAATGAGGTTTCAGGCAGCCGCATTCTTAAAGCACATGCGACACCAAGATGAGGCCCTGAAACTGGCTTACCAAGCCTGGCGGGATTCCCCAAAGGACAGCCAGGCGTCCCAGATGTACATGCAGGTGGGTATCGAAAGCTTAAAGAACGATCCGGAATTCACCTACGTCGTCCCAGAAACATCAGTGATGCTGGCAAACAGAAAGGGCGAATCCCGCTGGGTCACCCTCACCAGTGACCCCAATCCAGGTGCCAATGAACTCGCCGTCAACAGTGCTGCAGCTCAAATTTTGCTGGGCAAAAAGGTGACCGATGAAGTGGAAATCCCCAAAGCAGGCTTCAAGCCACTCGCTTTCACCATTCAGGCCATCATGGGAAAGGAACACCATCTGCTGATGACCCTCTTTCAGCAGGCGGGCAGCAATCCCTTTGACCAATCGGTCTTCACACACGAAGGTGATGATGAGAACTTAGATCAACTGGTAGATGTGCTCTATTCTCTCCGAGATCAAAAGGAACAGAAAGTCAAAAATGCTCTGGAGCAAGTGGCCTCCAAAAGGCTACCCATCAGTGTGATGACCGACTGGTTTGACCAGAGCATTCTGGACCTCTGGCAGGATTGGGTGGATTCTCCTGTGGCCCTCACGAGCTCTCTGAGAAACAAAGCCGAACTGGAAGCGGCTGAGAAGACCCTGCAGGCAGATGCAGTGGTGTTTGATGTCAGTGCCCTGGTGCTGTTGCAGCGATTGGGGTTGCTGACGCAGGCAGAGCAGTGGTGGCCCCAGCGTCATGTCACCGTCCAGGTTCACACTGCCGTACTGCATGAAATCCACAAGCTCGATGCGGACCCAGGGAACGTGAACCACCTCCTGCATCCAGGTGCGCAAGATCATCTCAGTGGACCACAACGGCTGAAGGCCTTGCGAGAGATTCTGCAGTTCGTGGAGCGGACTCAGGTTGTGACGGTACCCTCCATCAACTCTGAGCGCAACCAGCAGCGTCTGAAATCCATCCCCCTGGGTGTTGAAACCTGGAGCACGGTGATGGCAGCTGAAGCAAACGGTTTTTCCCTCTACACCGAGGATGTTCACCTCAAGAATCATGTGTTGAAAGGCAACCTGCAGGGACCTCCCATTCTGGCCACGAGCACAGTGGATGCCCTGGCAGCGTTGTTGTTGCAGGGACGCTTCGATCTGGCCGCTTATGAGTCCATTGCAGAAGGGTTGCTCAGTCGAAACATTCGCAGGGTGAAGATGACCGAGAACCTGCTGATGCGGGTGATCAGCAGACCCTACCGTGCAGGTGACACCCTTGTTTCTGCAGCCCTCAATGAGTTCAAGAGCCCACATGCGAACCACGAGCAGATGCTGGGGTGGGTGGTTGAAGGCCTGAAAGCCTTGTGGTTGGATGCCCACAGCGGACCCTACAGGTTTGATGTGCTTCAGGTGATCCTGAGTGAACTGGACAGCACCCTGAACCGTGAAGCTTTCACCCTGTTTCTTGTGGAGGAACTGGGAGTGCGGATGAAATTGGCTCCAGAGCACCGGGCGAACTTGATTCATCTGATTCAGCAGTGGAAAGCACGGGCAGACCTGTAA
- a CDS encoding replication initiator protein A, protein MEKDRNKHLDRKEERNIARFAVISIQTRVASNQVKWELVYQVENRDFKLTAYTPEGRPHGIDGDIHSAVETLFYRQGCPEHNWLHTSMYEVLLVAGLPDNGINYERAKESLTRLWATGFVVEEGWYDYAESTRRWDSDTMRFFERVKHRDPSKDVDEVIPGLQDHTTLSIKLSDQLAQNIRDGYTVTLASKILHQLEQPPSRSLFRLLEGHRTQPDGTRLTRLTVSLQNWQQACGIMSDRADMVRRVLGPPHEELIAANYLKNVTFHGLGKKQTIEYEFQSEDAPDYALVKLLEVHGLAPEVAAAMARNHPDRVEEAIAFVKERKAGGFAVKNQAGMIVDYLKNENKYAKPSKTVDVPNLAAKEDLKKAVQQAEVKAASLEEQEHLRLMALPPEQQYQACEAFLNMMLKTQLTKAEKDQLKAACLSGALLAGQLKMDLTLAAAQKKKEACVAELKASLATIAGPLFD, encoded by the coding sequence ATGGAAAAAGACCGCAACAAACACCTTGACCGCAAAGAAGAACGCAACATTGCCCGGTTTGCCGTGATCAGCATCCAAACCCGGGTGGCGTCCAACCAGGTCAAGTGGGAACTGGTCTACCAGGTGGAAAACCGGGATTTCAAACTCACCGCTTACACCCCAGAAGGACGGCCCCACGGCATTGACGGTGACATCCACTCCGCCGTGGAGACCCTGTTTTACCGCCAGGGTTGCCCTGAGCACAACTGGCTGCACACCTCCATGTACGAAGTCCTGTTGGTCGCCGGACTCCCCGACAACGGCATCAACTACGAGCGCGCCAAAGAAAGCCTGACCCGATTGTGGGCCACTGGATTTGTGGTGGAAGAAGGCTGGTACGACTACGCAGAAAGCACCCGGCGCTGGGATTCGGACACCATGCGCTTCTTTGAACGGGTCAAACACCGCGACCCCAGCAAAGACGTGGATGAAGTGATTCCCGGCCTGCAGGACCACACCACCCTCAGCATCAAACTGAGCGACCAGCTGGCCCAGAACATCCGGGACGGGTACACCGTCACCCTGGCCTCCAAAATCCTCCACCAGCTGGAGCAACCCCCTTCCCGCTCCCTGTTCCGGCTGCTCGAAGGGCACCGCACCCAGCCGGACGGCACCCGACTGACGCGCCTCACCGTCTCCCTGCAGAACTGGCAGCAGGCCTGCGGCATCATGAGCGACCGTGCGGACATGGTCCGGCGCGTGCTGGGACCACCCCACGAAGAGCTGATTGCCGCCAACTACCTGAAAAACGTGACCTTCCACGGGCTGGGAAAGAAACAAACCATCGAGTATGAGTTTCAGTCCGAAGACGCCCCGGATTACGCCCTGGTGAAACTGCTGGAAGTTCATGGTCTGGCTCCGGAAGTGGCTGCAGCGATGGCCCGCAACCACCCGGATCGGGTCGAAGAGGCCATTGCTTTCGTCAAGGAACGCAAAGCGGGTGGGTTTGCGGTCAAAAACCAGGCGGGCATGATCGTGGACTACCTCAAAAACGAAAACAAGTACGCCAAACCCAGCAAGACGGTGGATGTGCCGAACCTTGCTGCGAAAGAAGACCTGAAGAAAGCTGTGCAGCAAGCAGAAGTGAAAGCCGCTTCCCTGGAAGAGCAGGAACACCTGCGGTTGATGGCTTTGCCTCCGGAGCAGCAATACCAGGCCTGCGAAGCGTTCTTGAACATGATGCTGAAAACCCAGCTGACCAAAGCCGAAAAAGACCAGCTGAAAGCAGCTTGCCTGTCGGGTGCGTTGCTGGCCGGTCAGCTCAAAATGGACCTCACCCTGGCAGCAGCCCAGAAGAAAAAAGAGGCCTGTGTTGCTGAACTGAAAGCTTCACTGGCCACCATTGCAGGCCCACTCTTTGATTGA
- a CDS encoding uracil-DNA glycosylase — protein MRPFPQTPYALRDLEEVAARLKMLDLPHIQPLLQWLESRKESLAKQLQTPEVHLPLFDPLSGGIHTQVLLLLSDPGNRASAARGSGFISCDNHDQTARNVFTALKESELSRDQVMCWNVVPWHKASQEPPTRAEVRIGVQELQELLFLLPDLKVVILHGGTAQKGWTLLPEEIQARYRVFEVGHPSARNYNIRPQERARQLQVYREVYFLTQYPWLEGTSDPL, from the coding sequence ATGCGCCCTTTTCCTCAAACCCCTTACGCCCTGCGGGACCTGGAGGAGGTGGCCGCCCGCCTGAAGATGTTGGACCTGCCACACATTCAGCCCCTCTTGCAGTGGCTGGAGTCCAGAAAGGAAAGTCTGGCGAAGCAGTTGCAAACGCCTGAAGTGCACCTGCCTCTTTTTGATCCCCTCTCCGGAGGCATCCACACCCAGGTGCTCCTCTTGCTCAGTGACCCTGGGAACCGGGCCTCTGCAGCCAGAGGCAGCGGATTCATCTCCTGTGACAACCACGACCAGACAGCCCGGAATGTGTTCACTGCCCTCAAAGAAAGTGAACTCTCTCGGGATCAGGTGATGTGCTGGAACGTGGTCCCCTGGCACAAGGCGAGTCAGGAGCCGCCCACCAGAGCGGAAGTGAGGATCGGAGTTCAAGAGTTGCAGGAGCTTCTTTTTCTTTTGCCTGATCTGAAGGTGGTCATTCTGCATGGTGGGACCGCCCAGAAAGGCTGGACCTTGCTGCCTGAGGAAATCCAGGCCAGGTACCGGGTGTTTGAGGTGGGGCACCCCAGTGCACGGAATTACAACATTCGACCCCAGGAGCGAGCCAGACAACTTCAGGTGTACCGGGAGGTGTATTTCCTGACCCAGTACCCCTGGCTGGAAGGGACATCAGACCCTCTTTGA
- a CDS encoding DUF7662 domain-containing protein — translation MKDPKHLQLGPIAQHHLEQLQMLTGSSQSAIVEQALAFYHLSFNPLAMKSLQLDEAPLVEKGPRSKYDPIGEHLRNLTATRTTLSFEQIEDLIHRKLPDSARTHRAWWSNSGQPHSRIWVDAGWEVDTVNFTQETVTFQRKPQEENP, via the coding sequence ATGAAGGACCCCAAACACCTGCAGCTGGGACCCATCGCCCAGCACCATCTGGAACAGCTCCAGATGCTCACCGGATCCAGCCAGAGTGCCATTGTTGAGCAGGCCCTGGCCTTCTACCACCTCAGCTTCAACCCTCTGGCCATGAAAAGCCTCCAGTTGGACGAGGCGCCCCTTGTGGAGAAAGGACCGCGCTCGAAGTACGATCCCATCGGTGAACACCTCAGGAACCTCACCGCAACGCGTACCACCCTGAGCTTTGAGCAAATCGAGGACCTGATTCACCGTAAACTGCCGGACTCTGCCCGCACCCACCGGGCCTGGTGGTCCAACAGTGGCCAGCCCCACTCCAGAATCTGGGTGGACGCCGGGTGGGAAGTGGACACCGTGAATTTCACTCAAGAAACCGTGACTTTCCAGAGGAAACCACAGGAGGAAAACCCATGA
- a CDS encoding replication initiator protein A — MRATKPVKPHKPTPGISQYHELNIVRLALISIQRQIEKTFVEWEYTFELDGEEASLECKGHQDLGVPHGLDSDFYNAIVHLFVQKGANEDGVLTTTAYEIIRTAGRVDSKHSYQSLHESLRRLLQTQYYLKKSWRNHKKRMWETLSFQHIEKLQFITEETEHGNDLSSRSVIRIKLPQEVVHSVQAGYMLLAPEAALRALEQPTSRALYRLLEARRRDPMNPQVIVDELHYNLMDWARDCKLSTDVPKLIRRALENAHQELIGIGYLREVNYSGRGQKQTLEYLFHPRFERVVDQQLVDLLKSHGVFPGVAQNLVSKYPERINPSLQRLKQLITEGYPVENRAGLLIRIIQNPADYSMPQESPPAVRTLDVPRAAPSEPEPLPVVVPDLKTMKFLLQPFEKDLGTRELQMLWDGLEEGSIDPLQVETLTVHARMPARREEALQELRALLKKWSGSALPGL; from the coding sequence ATGCGGGCCACCAAGCCAGTGAAACCCCACAAACCCACCCCAGGGATCTCCCAATACCACGAACTCAACATTGTGCGGCTGGCCCTGATCAGCATCCAGCGCCAAATTGAGAAAACCTTTGTGGAATGGGAATACACCTTCGAACTCGATGGTGAAGAAGCTTCCCTGGAATGCAAAGGGCACCAGGACCTCGGCGTTCCCCACGGTCTGGATTCGGATTTCTACAACGCCATCGTGCACCTGTTTGTCCAGAAGGGGGCCAATGAAGACGGGGTGCTCACCACCACCGCTTATGAGATCATCCGCACGGCAGGCAGGGTGGACAGCAAACACAGCTACCAGAGTTTGCACGAAAGCCTCCGCAGGCTCCTTCAAACCCAGTATTACCTGAAAAAATCCTGGCGCAACCACAAAAAACGCATGTGGGAAACCCTGTCGTTTCAGCACATCGAGAAACTGCAGTTCATCACCGAAGAAACCGAGCATGGCAACGACCTCTCATCCCGCAGCGTGATCCGCATCAAACTCCCCCAGGAGGTGGTGCACAGTGTGCAGGCCGGTTACATGCTGCTCGCTCCGGAAGCCGCCCTCCGGGCACTGGAGCAACCCACCAGCCGCGCCCTGTACCGCCTGCTGGAAGCCCGACGCCGTGACCCCATGAATCCACAGGTCATTGTGGATGAACTGCACTACAACCTGATGGACTGGGCAAGGGACTGCAAACTCAGCACCGATGTGCCCAAACTGATTCGCCGTGCCCTGGAAAACGCTCACCAGGAGCTGATCGGAATCGGCTACCTGCGTGAAGTCAACTACAGTGGGAGAGGCCAGAAACAAACCCTGGAGTACCTGTTCCATCCCAGGTTCGAGCGGGTGGTGGACCAGCAGCTGGTGGATTTGCTCAAAAGCCATGGGGTGTTCCCCGGGGTGGCCCAGAATCTGGTGAGCAAATACCCTGAGCGCATCAACCCGAGCCTGCAGCGCCTCAAGCAACTGATCACTGAAGGTTACCCTGTGGAAAACCGCGCTGGGCTCTTGATTCGCATTATCCAGAATCCAGCGGATTACAGCATGCCCCAGGAGAGCCCACCAGCAGTGCGCACCCTGGACGTTCCCAGAGCTGCACCCAGCGAACCTGAGCCTCTTCCCGTGGTGGTCCCGGACCTGAAAACCATGAAATTCCTGCTTCAACCCTTTGAGAAAGACCTCGGCACCCGAGAACTGCAGATGCTGTGGGATGGTCTGGAAGAGGGAAGCATTGATCCACTGCAGGTGGAAACCCTCACCGTGCATGCCCGCATGCCTGCCCGGCGTGAAGAAGCGCTCCAGGAACTCCGGGCGTTGTTGAAAAAATGGTCAGGTTCGGCCCTCCCGGGACTTTGA
- a CDS encoding SOS response-associated peptidase, giving the protein MCGRINGTSDGNFIWDVTYLDPWTFSGELRPTDPYPIIRKRPGTDELEALSARWGLIPSFCKGEEDLKKFKHTFNARSETAHTLPSYRKPFQSQRALIQVGSFTEFELVGKRKLPVQFSSSSGGPLILAGLWDYWQSSQGLVHSFTILTCNPCPPVAKYHDRMPCVLGRLGAEQWLQNRSISQLQTLLKPCPASWLAVTRSEQKLAVV; this is encoded by the coding sequence ATGTGCGGACGCATCAACGGAACAAGTGATGGAAACTTCATCTGGGATGTCACCTACCTGGACCCCTGGACGTTCAGTGGGGAACTTCGCCCCACCGATCCCTACCCGATCATCCGCAAAAGACCGGGAACGGATGAACTTGAAGCCCTCTCTGCCAGGTGGGGGTTGATTCCTTCGTTCTGCAAAGGCGAGGAGGACCTCAAAAAGTTCAAGCACACCTTCAACGCCAGAAGTGAGACTGCCCACACCCTGCCCAGCTACAGAAAACCCTTCCAGTCACAAAGGGCGCTGATCCAGGTGGGGTCCTTCACAGAATTTGAACTGGTAGGGAAACGTAAATTGCCCGTGCAGTTCAGCAGTTCCTCGGGTGGTCCCCTGATTCTGGCAGGGCTGTGGGATTACTGGCAGTCCAGTCAGGGCCTGGTGCACTCCTTCACCATATTGACCTGCAACCCCTGCCCACCAGTGGCAAAATATCATGACAGGATGCCCTGTGTCCTTGGGCGTCTGGGGGCGGAACAGTGGCTGCAGAACCGTTCCATCTCCCAGTTGCAGACCCTCCTGAAACCCTGCCCTGCGTCCTGGCTCGCTGTGACCCGCTCGGAGCAGAAGCTGGCGGTGGTGTGA
- the lexA gene encoding transcriptional repressor LexA: MPPKITEKRKEILTCLLKLSQKGPVTSADLARAMKKTPQAMHQHIQALEEMGYITVHRLTDRSATLTISEKAERELGLGALPIAGQIAAGFPLTPSDHNQGFMSRLSDFFDAREGDFLLKVQGNSMIGVGIYPGDMVVVRPGTEIPEGEIAVVLIKSDNLVTLKRWYMEADEVVLVSENPTMEPMRYRKEDVALQGQLIGRMGGKPPRKNRHS; the protein is encoded by the coding sequence ATGCCTCCCAAAATCACGGAGAAACGCAAAGAAATACTCACCTGCTTACTCAAACTCTCCCAAAAAGGTCCCGTCACCTCCGCAGACCTCGCCCGGGCCATGAAAAAAACCCCACAGGCCATGCACCAGCACATCCAGGCCCTCGAAGAAATGGGTTACATCACTGTGCACCGCCTCACCGACCGCAGTGCCACCCTCACCATCTCCGAGAAGGCAGAAAGAGAGCTCGGCCTCGGGGCGCTCCCCATCGCCGGACAGATCGCCGCAGGATTCCCCCTCACGCCCAGCGATCACAACCAGGGCTTCATGAGCCGCCTCTCGGATTTTTTTGACGCCCGAGAAGGCGATTTCCTGCTTAAAGTCCAAGGCAACAGCATGATCGGGGTGGGGATCTACCCAGGAGACATGGTGGTGGTCCGGCCAGGAACAGAAATTCCAGAAGGGGAAATTGCAGTGGTCCTGATCAAAAGCGACAACCTTGTCACTCTGAAGCGCTGGTACATGGAGGCAGATGAGGTGGTGCTGGTCAGCGAGAACCCCACCATGGAACCCATGCGTTACCGCAAAGAAGACGTGGCCTTGCAAGGGCAGTTGATTGGCCGCATGGGCGGCAAACCCCCCAGAAAAAACCGCCACAGTTGA